A segment of the Caretta caretta isolate rCarCar2 chromosome 13, rCarCar1.hap1, whole genome shotgun sequence genome:
CTGTAAACAGATAGAGAACTTCAGTTTCTATTGCTTCCATTCTATAGGAGCAAAATATACTTCCAAGATCCTCCCTTGTTCTACTTTTCTAAAGGGAAGTGGAAAGGTCTAGCTGTGAAGTGCATGGAAACAGATCTCCAATCCTGCCCTTCTCAGGATTGTTCAACCCAACTCTAACCCCAAATGAAGATGCCATTCTTTCAATAGAAAGAGGAAAACAATGCACCTAGTCAAGCTTGGATATACCCTCCACTTTTTAACCTCCCTAAGTTTCCATTCTGAGGTTCTGGAGAGTTGATTCTGTTGAGATGACTTTCAACTCTTTCCTGTTGCCCAACAGCACGAGAGCCCAGTACAGCAAGGGGGCTGGAACAGAAGGAGAGAGGGCGATGCTGTGAGGTGATCCTCATGCTTCCCATTGCTTCTAACACACTTTAACGTACCTCATGCATTTCTGATTTCCTAACTAAAATCTGTTCCCAATAGGGGCTGATTGCTAGATTGTGAGCAAATCTTTTCCTGCAAGGTTCAGCACACCTGGGACTGGCACATTTTGACACAAGTCAGTTAAACTGCAAAAAGCCAATTGCTATTCCCCAAAGGAAAGGGCTTGGAGTCTGGCTGAGAGTCCTCTCTGCAGATTTTTACTTGTCTTTGCTCTCAGAAGGTAAATGCTGTTCACGCCCTGGAGAGGAATTGTTGTTTTTACTTAGGAACCAGCCCTCGGGACTGTGGGTAGAGCTGAGACCCAGAGGTGCCTGAGGAAGAGGATCCCCCCGATTTCCTTCCAGTTTTAGGCCTGAAGAAGTAAAAACAAAGAAAGTTGCCTGTTACACATCAAAACGAATCTCCCAAAAGCTGAATGAGTTTGACTGGATATAATTCTCTAACAATCTCAGCTTGCTCCTCTGCCCTGTTTACCCATCTCTCTCCACCTACCTCAGGGCTAATTTAGTTTTCATCTCACTGACCAGTCCTGCAGACGGACAGTGACCCTATGCATGCATACATTGCTGACTGGGGTCCAATGGACAGAGGTGGATATAACCTACTTTCTACAACTTGACTCACCTGGATTTCGATTTTTTATTTGACATGCTCTCAAAAGTGGAGGCATCCACCTGTATCTCATCTTCATCCTGCAGAGCTGCTTCTAGAGCAGCCTGCACTTTAGGAGCAATGGCTGGGCCCTCGTAGTCTCTGGTTGTTCGGCTAGGCATATCTAGCTCCAGTAACACAATATTTTCTGCCTAAGAAAGTGGAAGCAGAACCGGAACCATCAGTGTCCACACATACTCATACTTTCCACTCACTGTACTGACGTATTCCACACTTTGATAAGGATTGTTACCAGAACTCCTAGATTTATTGGAAGCATATATTTCCCTTGTGCTCGTGGTCACATTACCCTTGTCACAAAGACTGTTCTCGGGCCACTGCATTCTCTCTGGCTTGTGACTTTCCTATCACCCTGCTTAAGCTTTTACTTTATCACTTCTGATCAACACTAGGTGAAGGTAACTTAGCAGCAGCATGAAGGTCATAAACTCTTCTTGAGCAACACCAGACCGCTGGGTTTAAGACACATTTTTAATATGTCAAGAGGGAAGCTTCCTCTCCACAGTCTTCTGCATCTGTCACACAGTTTATGTAGGACAACTATATATTCTCAGAAATTCATACTCCTCTGAATACAAGAGGTAAACAGTTGCAGGCTGCATCCATGTTTGGGCTTACCCTGTACCGGGCCTCTGGACGAATCATCATGGACATCCTGGCATGCTGACTCAAAGGCCTCTTGTATCCCACTGCTGACACTGGCCTTTTCATCATCTGCTGGTTACTGAAAAGGAGATGAGTACATGCCAAAAACTAAAAAGATTTCTCATTATTTGAATAAATCAAAATATCTGCAATGCCCTGAGGCAATCCAGTGTATCTATTTGGAAAAAGAAGATTGCTACAGGCACCTGGGAATGTGCTCCAACTGAACAGTAAAAACCCAAGCAAGTGGTATTAGATACAGTCCTTCACAAGTTAGCCTCTACAATTTGTTGTTTTGTGCTTACTGTGGGATTCCTACATATTCCTATAGTACAAACCATAGGATGATGTACATTCCTCTGGCCCTTTCATTCTACATTTGCTCTTTGGAACCTCATATATATAGAGTCAGGATTTGTCAACAGTTCCTATACACTGGCCTCTGAGATAGCTTatatttaaaataggaaataactATGGTAGTAGATATGTTGAATCTGTTGACTTTTTAAATCACGAACACAGTACTATTTGTAGTTTGCAAAGCAATTCACAATCCTTTGGAAGAAagatgctatatatatatatatgtaagaCTATCAGTAGAACTTCCTTCCTCTCCTCATAGGTTAGAGTTTTCCTAACTTTGCTTTCACCTTTATTATACTCAGGTTACAGTTTGGCTAGAACTTCATTCTGACTTTAAGAACTCTTACTGGATGAGGCTAAAACTATATGGAGAATCTTGCTTTGGCCAGCTTGAAGTCTTCATGTGACCCAGTTTTAAAGAAAGGTTAGGGGGTAAACTCACTCCAGCCGAGTTATGGGATGCAGTTTCCACTGGTCTTCCTCTTCATCAAAGAAAGATCTGTTCATGATCTTGTTCTTTTCCTCCAGTGGAATAAAGTTTTCAATAATCAGGTGCCTGTAGATAACAGGCAAGAACAAAAATGGGACATATGCAAATAGGAGAATTAACATCCCACCATCTCTCCAACACAGCCCTAGAAAAAGAGAAGGAATTTCTAGTTCTGTCTCTTGTTCTGTAAGCAGTTGGTTTGCAATCCACTCCCAAGAATAAAATACCTTTAGCAAGAGTTAAGGGCAGCATATGGAGCAATGGGACCTACTTTAGCTTTAACTCCCTGGTAAGCTCATTCTGGGTCTGTTCCAGTTCTTGCCGCTCCTTGATGTGCTCCTCCTGGAGATCATGGATCTCTGCCTTCACAGCTTGCAGCTTGGAAAAAAGCTGGAACAGGTGAGAAGAACCAGAGCAATGACTGTGCAATGTTGTTATCACCTTCACATGCAGTGCCATTCAGTTTCTAATCCATCTGATCTAGCATTATTTACTTTTTACCTTTTTGAGTTTTTTGGTTTTAATGTCCACCTCTTGCTGTAGGGAACTATAGGTCTCTTTTAGCTCCAGTGTTTCCTCATCCCGACTTTCCATCTGTTGCTGGATTTCTCGCTCCCGACGTTTCTAAGGAATACCACAAACAAGATTAGATCAACACTGTCATATTGCTGCTTTCGGTGCCTGCATACATGAAAGCCACATCCAAGGCATCCCTTTTGCCTGGGATCCAGGATTCTTGATTTAGATTCCAATTTCAAGTTgttttttaccttagaaatatcaggaacatCAACCCTGTGTTTATTTGACTTTGAAGGGTTTGTTGGGCGCCACATAGGATATTTATTGTGAATAAACTCAGTTAAAGGAGTGGGAGTGTTGAAACCGTAGCAAGGACTTTCTTTCTCCAAAATCTTAATTAGTCATTGTAGTTAAATATGCAccaacaaaaacacaaaatagAAAAAGTTGTAAATAGTCTGACTAAATATCCCTCCCCTCATTTAACTGCTGCAGCTTTCACCCTCTAGCGTCTTATGAGGATATCATTTCATTAGTCCTCCACCACAGAAATTTCTAACCAAGACAGGACCAGAGTCTCTAATgtaaaaaacaatgaggaaaacaTTTACATCATAAAGCAGTAAGAAGGACACAAGCCCTTTTTATCTCTCTTTTGCTAGTAATCATTAAACTAGGGCTAGGGATCAATCATTAATCTCAAGAACACTAGTTTATAGTTTCTCTTACCTTCATGTTTTCTGAAAGGTCTAGAATAGCAGCTCTTTGCCACAAAATAATAAACTGTTTCCCGCCTCTTACCTGTTCTGCAATTTCCTGACGTTTCTGCTCCAAGATTTTCTGCTGTTCATTTGTGTGATCCACAATGTTTTTCCCTCCAACAAGGAGCTTACTTTCCATTGcctgaaagaaaaaatataccGAGAGGTTAACCTCTCAAGCAGCCATGTAacccatccttttaaaaaaaacaattcctTACATACTTACCACTGAACTCTCCTTTATAACGGGTGTCACTGACTGAACAGCCAAATTTAAACCTGTTGTTATGGAAATTGTTCTCTCTGTCAAATCCTACATAATTGTAAGGTTAATGCACTAGTAATTTGTCTTGTGTTCTCCATTGTGGCAATCTGTCCCACATTTTGAGAGGTTGAGATGGAGGCTTTCACACATAATAATCAGTAACAGAATGAAGCTTGTTACTTAGAAGTTACAGCACTATAAGAAGTGTGTATATCACATTTAATCTCTTGTATTGACTTCCCAAGGTCCTACAAGTAGGTTCTACAACCACAgtttataaattatataaaacaTCTTACAAATGTGAACCACTAATTCtaaattcaatttttaaaggaattcCCACCTCTGTCTACATAAAGTtgatttttaaaacttctgacCCAGGCACCTCCTCTCACCATTACTCTGAAACTTTCTCTACAAGGTTATTGTCCCAATTTGATGAACTGCCATCCTTCCTTAAACGCAGAGAACATTCCCTTCAAGGAGTCCAACAAGCACTCTACCTTGATTTTGGCACCCAGCATTTCTGCTGCTTCCTTCTCTCGCTTGAGATCCTCcatcttcttctccttctcctttagCAGCCTCATCTTTTCTTCTGCCACTAAGCTGTGATCCTCTACAATAGCTTTCTTCTCAATTTCCAGCTTTTCCTGCTGCTCCTTCCAGTAGTCATCTTTGTCATCCCCTTCGTCACCCTCTTctccatcctcctcttcctcttccccaccatctcttctcctttctctcctctttcttttacCAACAGACCGTTTTTCCAATTGTGCCTTGAGCCGAGCGATTTCTTCCTGGAATTCTCGTAGCAGCGCATCCTTAGGATCCTCATTAACTCTTGGTTTGTTCTTGATGTTTTTGGCACGGTTGGCATATCGCAGGGTAGTAAGAGTTTCTTCTACATTGTAAGAGGCAGGGCCTATATTGGCCACCATCACAGTCTTAGCATTGCCACCTAGTGAGTCCTGAAGTAGCCTAGTTAGTTTTGAGTCCCGGTATGGAATGTGAGTGCTTTTACCATCTACTAGGGCAGATATAACATTGCCCAAAGCTGAAAGGGAGAGGTTAATCTTGGTAGCTTCCTTCAGCCTTTCCCCCTGTGCTCCAGTCTTGGCCTGGCGTTCACTGCCGGCAAGGTCCACTAGGTTGAGTTTTCCTACACGGATGTGATTCTCCCCATCAAGTCCCACCTGGCTGCACTCAATGGTGATCACAAAAATGGCATGGGAACGGGAGCTATGCTCATTCATGTTGGTAGCACCAACTGAGCGGTTTTGGTTCCCCACATTCATGACATGCTCGATCTCTTTGACACTCTTTGTGACAAAAGATGACAAGTCCTTCACATACACACCAGTGTCTGGTCTCTCTTTCAGCTCCAGCCTCTTGGACTGATCCTTTGATAGCAAATCTCTGATTTCTTCTTGGTATATTTCCAGATAAGAAGCTCTAACCAAATACTGCTGGTTCTGAGATCGAGAGATGTGGGTGAAGATGTGGTCAAACGAATTGGGGATGACCCCTCTTTTTTCAGGGTCACCACGCACTCCTTCCATTGTATACGTTTTCCCTGTCCCAGTCTGCCCATAGGCAAAGATAGTCCCATTGAACCCTTGCAGGACAGAATCCACCAGAGGTCTAAAGGTCTCATCATAAAGTTCAAACTGCTTGGAATTCCAGTCATAGACAGCATCAAAGGTGAAAGTTTTAGGCAGCTCATGAGATGTTCCTCTGGGATTCTTCACTGATACCTGCCCTAACTGGACATCCACATCAACAACTTTGTCATATGAAGCTGCCTTTTCTTTCCCATTCATTGGCCGGCACCGCACC
Coding sequences within it:
- the KIF3B gene encoding kinesin-like protein KIF3B, with the protein product MSKLKSSESVRVVVRCRPMNGKEKAASYDKVVDVDVQLGQVSVKNPRGTSHELPKTFTFDAVYDWNSKQFELYDETFRPLVDSVLQGFNGTIFAYGQTGTGKTYTMEGVRGDPEKRGVIPNSFDHIFTHISRSQNQQYLVRASYLEIYQEEIRDLLSKDQSKRLELKERPDTGVYVKDLSSFVTKSVKEIEHVMNVGNQNRSVGATNMNEHSSRSHAIFVITIECSQVGLDGENHIRVGKLNLVDLAGSERQAKTGAQGERLKEATKINLSLSALGNVISALVDGKSTHIPYRDSKLTRLLQDSLGGNAKTVMVANIGPASYNVEETLTTLRYANRAKNIKNKPRVNEDPKDALLREFQEEIARLKAQLEKRSVGKRKRRERRRDGGEEEEEDGEEGDEGDDKDDYWKEQQEKLEIEKKAIVEDHSLVAEEKMRLLKEKEKKMEDLKREKEAAEMLGAKIKAMESKLLVGGKNIVDHTNEQQKILEQKRQEIAEQKRREREIQQQMESRDEETLELKETYSSLQQEVDIKTKKLKKLFSKLQAVKAEIHDLQEEHIKERQELEQTQNELTRELKLKHLIIENFIPLEEKNKIMNRSFFDEEEDQWKLHPITRLDNQQMMKRPVSAVGYKRPLSQHARMSMMIRPEARYRAENIVLLELDMPSRTTRDYEGPAIAPKVQAALEAALQDEDEIQVDASTFESMSNKKSKSRPKTGRKSGGSSSSGTSGSQLYPQSRGLVPK